The Pseudanabaena galeata CCNP1313 genome includes a region encoding these proteins:
- a CDS encoding beta strand repeat-containing protein — MLKHSPKNKSKSSFYRLIAATLTGSGVSLLLPLLASAQVVPLTPAGTIIRNTATGTYEDPNNPGVPINATSNEVTATVAEVAGVTAVPAGIVDVNGGSVTTNDVVNYNFLITNVGNDVTAINIPGTSTVVGGTQGTITVTEINGIVLTTPVDIPAGGIATNDLAAFITAVQATPALAAFDGTIPPNGTIRVQVPVTVTATVAGNPVSVRLGDTGANDNSAGTQNQTQAGALPTDVYTINPATGNPGAPVNGVREAAAFTTVPLATAVNNLALATVLKTRIAYAAGTAALTDDQLTYRLDLRVENTPPAGTTGITPAPLLPTAITLDGVAANRILISDAIPAQTTLDNTFGAATVTIGGVTWTRVYSTVATATGPLAVGQNWQTGAVPAAGVTRVGYVALGPLPAGTTTVTDPTGFQFRVITTGVAAVPVTIANIAQVFGQSTPGLISPTNPLVYDESGDQNPNNYEAGVPPAPITTPATSPTGVANPATDGTDPIGDPANNNQGTGTGGEANVFTINPAGIILNGPPGVPGALGPDGTAQTDFVNRSATDVPAGAAGAPGSTYDPLPVTFTNTVQNPATNTNQLDNVTLEPISARLAAQAVNNTLTPTAGQIQAYDLTNLPNHAGLPDNTIVRISFGGRTALYTYTSANTSFALTSSGPNAAGTGDAVATPIIIPSLGIGGSQNYTVTVDLPAGSVVTTGYSVPIVSYVNSNTGDGSTFKRTTNGTGADPTVASLAQDNPFNIKMDRVYTGYLNLVKASQILDGTTGAPVAGANGILDGNPKTPAPGNIILYQITYSNISTPASGTGNVILNANNIVITEDGAAGTNNWATTTFNVANTAADATAGAVITFFNGATATTTADVNVTRYLDSIPTLAPGANGTFTFQRRVR; from the coding sequence ATGCTTAAACATAGTCCCAAAAACAAATCAAAATCTTCATTCTATCGGTTGATAGCAGCAACATTGACAGGAAGTGGTGTTTCACTACTACTCCCACTATTAGCCTCCGCTCAGGTTGTACCCCTCACTCCTGCTGGGACAATTATCAGAAACACAGCTACAGGTACTTACGAAGATCCCAACAATCCTGGTGTACCGATCAACGCAACATCAAATGAAGTCACAGCTACAGTAGCTGAAGTGGCAGGTGTGACAGCCGTTCCTGCTGGTATCGTTGATGTTAACGGTGGTAGTGTCACCACTAATGATGTTGTTAACTACAACTTCCTAATCACTAACGTTGGAAACGATGTCACCGCCATTAATATTCCTGGCACTTCAACGGTTGTAGGTGGAACACAAGGAACCATAACCGTCACCGAAATTAATGGCATTGTCCTGACTACGCCTGTAGATATTCCCGCAGGTGGTATAGCAACAAACGATCTTGCTGCATTTATAACTGCTGTACAAGCCACTCCAGCGCTTGCTGCATTTGATGGCACTATTCCTCCTAACGGTACGATCCGAGTCCAAGTGCCCGTGACAGTCACAGCAACAGTCGCAGGCAACCCAGTATCAGTGAGACTTGGTGATACTGGTGCTAACGACAACAGCGCAGGAACTCAAAACCAAACTCAAGCTGGTGCGTTACCTACGGATGTGTACACGATCAACCCTGCTACTGGTAACCCAGGTGCGCCAGTTAACGGTGTTCGAGAAGCGGCAGCTTTCACGACAGTGCCTTTGGCGACAGCAGTTAATAACCTTGCATTAGCCACGGTCCTGAAGACTCGCATTGCTTATGCTGCTGGAACTGCCGCACTCACCGATGACCAACTCACATACCGTTTAGATTTGAGAGTTGAGAATACCCCTCCTGCAGGTACTACAGGCATTACTCCCGCGCCATTATTACCTACAGCTATTACTCTTGATGGTGTTGCTGCGAATAGGATCTTAATCTCTGATGCAATTCCTGCTCAAACAACTCTAGATAATACTTTTGGAGCTGCTACTGTAACCATCGGTGGAGTCACTTGGACAAGGGTTTATAGCACGGTCGCTACGGCCACTGGACCTCTAGCTGTAGGGCAAAACTGGCAAACTGGTGCTGTCCCTGCTGCTGGTGTAACCCGAGTTGGATATGTTGCCCTTGGACCTTTACCAGCAGGAACCACAACAGTAACAGATCCCACTGGCTTCCAATTCCGCGTAATTACGACTGGTGTCGCCGCTGTTCCCGTCACTATTGCCAACATTGCCCAAGTATTTGGTCAATCTACGCCCGGCCTGATCAGTCCGACCAATCCTCTAGTTTATGACGAGTCTGGCGACCAGAATCCCAACAACTATGAAGCAGGTGTACCCCCAGCTCCGATCACCACACCCGCAACTTCTCCCACTGGTGTTGCTAACCCCGCTACCGACGGTACTGACCCGATCGGTGATCCCGCCAACAACAACCAAGGTACTGGTACTGGTGGTGAAGCCAACGTCTTCACAATCAATCCTGCTGGGATTATCTTGAATGGTCCTCCAGGAGTACCTGGTGCTCTTGGTCCAGATGGAACTGCTCAAACCGACTTTGTGAATAGGTCGGCAACCGATGTCCCTGCTGGTGCAGCAGGAGCACCTGGAAGTACTTACGATCCATTACCAGTTACATTTACCAATACGGTTCAAAACCCTGCAACCAACACTAACCAGTTGGACAACGTGACTTTGGAGCCAATTTCAGCAAGATTGGCTGCTCAAGCTGTTAACAACACCTTAACGCCTACAGCAGGACAAATTCAAGCTTATGATTTAACTAACCTTCCAAATCATGCAGGTTTACCCGATAACACGATTGTCAGAATCTCCTTTGGTGGTCGTACTGCTCTCTATACATATACCTCAGCCAATACTAGTTTTGCACTAACATCCAGTGGTCCCAATGCAGCAGGAACAGGAGACGCTGTTGCTACACCAATTATCATTCCTTCATTAGGAATTGGAGGTTCTCAAAACTATACAGTTACTGTTGATCTCCCTGCTGGTTCTGTTGTCACAACTGGTTATTCTGTGCCAATTGTCTCCTACGTAAATAGCAATACTGGTGATGGCTCTACGTTCAAGAGGACTACAAATGGGACAGGGGCAGACCCAACAGTAGCATCCTTAGCTCAAGACAATCCATTCAACATCAAGATGGATCGTGTCTATACTGGGTACCTGAATCTCGTTAAGGCTTCTCAGATTCTGGATGGAACTACTGGAGCACCAGTAGCAGGTGCAAATGGCATCCTAGATGGTAACCCTAAAACTCCTGCTCCAGGCAATATTATCCTGTATCAGATCACCTACAGTAACATTTCCACACCTGCATCTGGCACTGGGAATGTGATCTTGAATGCGAACAACATCGTCATTACCGAAGATGGTGCGGCTGGTACTAACAACTGGGCTACTACTACTTTCAACGTGGCTAATACTGCGGCAGATGCTACTGCTGGTGCTGTTATCACCTTCTTTAACGGTGCAACGGCTACAACAACCGCAGATGTGAATGTCACTAGATATCTCGACAGTATTCCCACATTAGCTCCAGGAGCTAATGGAACCTTCACGTTCCAACGTCGTGTCAGATAG
- a CDS encoding PAP/fibrillin family protein encodes MTSNTRKENLINAIAPVNRGLQMSENQRKMIFSAVAYLEELNPTPAPTQAPELLDGNWLLLFTTSQELLGIDRFPLYKLGNIYQCLRVSEGKIFNVAEIKGLPLLSGLVSVCANFTVVSDKQVKVNFERLVAGSQTLIGYQDVNSFIDTLRSPKKLLAIDFQIKREDQKGWLETTYLDQDLRIGRGNEGNLFVLRKV; translated from the coding sequence ATGACTAGCAATACTCGCAAAGAAAATCTAATTAATGCGATCGCACCTGTGAATCGCGGCTTGCAAATGTCCGAAAATCAGCGTAAAATGATTTTTTCAGCGGTTGCGTATCTTGAAGAACTCAATCCTACACCTGCGCCTACTCAAGCTCCTGAATTGTTGGATGGCAATTGGTTATTGTTATTTACGACTAGTCAAGAGCTTTTGGGAATTGATCGCTTTCCACTTTACAAGCTGGGTAACATCTATCAATGTTTGCGCGTATCGGAAGGCAAGATCTTTAATGTTGCTGAGATTAAGGGTTTACCTTTACTGAGTGGTCTAGTAAGTGTTTGTGCTAACTTTACGGTTGTTTCTGATAAACAGGTTAAGGTTAACTTTGAGCGATTGGTAGCTGGTTCGCAAACTTTAATTGGTTATCAAGATGTGAATAGTTTCATCGATACTTTGCGATCGCCTAAGAAATTATTGGCGATCGATTTCCAAATTAAGCGAGAAGATCAGAAGGGATGGTTAGAGACAACCTATCTCGATCAAGATTTGCGAATTGGTAGAGGAAATGAAGGTAATCTATTTGTTTTGAGAAAAGTTTAA
- a CDS encoding mechanosensitive ion channel family protein, whose translation MQNRLIQTKIHFWKKWFYTAGLFISAIALTFLLSHNQSAWGQAELLKLNWWIGQNKNDVSTVDHALVTLDGYKLFVLASPSTNQKFPLEQRVQGIEEELYRIANSNFDPASLQVTTTIDEQSGQPVIAIGDRYLMTVTTMDAQLQGRDPLGWANQITQTLREALTRARQERQPQFLINQGLITAGIILVMFIVLRLITYWQGRLKLEKDTIKAHIEHEAPPYLDSVAVIDLQQQLTQQQKANLSDLKRRVLELGYVGVLGSGSFIILGLFPYSRWLQSFLLSTPLQVVAIAFVTYLLIRISNLLIERFSGFLKARDFAMLKPYQRLDLRVSTVSQVLRNVTAIVLVGLGTLAILSAIGFDLIPLLAGAGIVGIAISFAAQGLIKDVINGFLIILEDQYAVGDVIIVGELGGLVENMNLRVTQVRNNEGQLITIPNSAIAIVQNLSKDWARVDLSIRVAYDTNPDRALDVLRKLAQEMYQEQIWRAKIMEPPEVLGIDDLQHSGMLIRIWIKTQPLQQWAVAREFRRRLKLVMEQENIEIGIPQQVFQFSATAQVPNDLPQPPL comes from the coding sequence ATGCAAAATCGTTTAATCCAAACCAAGATCCACTTTTGGAAGAAGTGGTTCTATACTGCTGGTTTATTTATTAGCGCGATCGCTTTAACATTCCTTCTTTCTCATAACCAAAGTGCTTGGGGGCAAGCCGAACTTTTAAAACTAAATTGGTGGATAGGACAAAATAAAAATGATGTGTCTACTGTGGATCATGCGTTAGTTACTTTGGATGGTTATAAATTGTTTGTATTGGCTTCTCCTAGCACTAATCAAAAATTTCCACTGGAACAACGGGTACAGGGCATTGAAGAAGAACTGTATCGCATTGCTAATAGCAACTTTGACCCTGCTAGTTTACAAGTGACTACGACTATTGATGAGCAGAGTGGACAGCCTGTGATTGCGATAGGCGATCGCTACTTGATGACTGTAACGACGATGGATGCTCAACTGCAAGGACGTGATCCGCTAGGTTGGGCAAATCAAATCACCCAAACTTTGCGTGAGGCGTTGACTAGAGCTAGACAAGAGCGCCAACCGCAATTTTTAATCAATCAGGGATTAATTACGGCTGGGATTATTTTGGTGATGTTCATTGTGCTTCGGTTGATTACTTACTGGCAGGGGCGTTTAAAGTTAGAGAAAGACACGATTAAGGCGCATATAGAACATGAAGCACCACCATATCTTGATTCTGTGGCTGTGATTGACTTGCAGCAACAACTGACGCAGCAACAAAAAGCTAATCTTAGCGATCTCAAAAGGCGGGTTTTGGAGCTAGGCTATGTGGGTGTTTTGGGAAGTGGTAGCTTTATTATTTTGGGTCTATTTCCCTATAGCCGTTGGTTGCAATCTTTCTTGCTATCGACTCCTTTGCAAGTTGTGGCGATCGCCTTCGTGACTTATTTGTTAATTCGGATTAGCAACCTGTTGATCGAGCGGTTTTCAGGCTTTTTAAAAGCTAGGGATTTTGCGATGCTCAAGCCTTATCAGCGCTTGGATTTGCGAGTATCGACTGTTTCGCAGGTTCTCCGTAATGTTACGGCGATCGTGTTAGTTGGTTTAGGAACTTTAGCGATCCTCTCTGCGATCGGTTTTGATTTGATTCCGCTTTTGGCAGGGGCGGGAATTGTGGGAATTGCGATTTCCTTTGCGGCTCAGGGATTGATTAAAGATGTAATTAATGGATTTTTGATTATTTTAGAAGATCAATATGCGGTGGGTGATGTAATTATCGTGGGTGAATTAGGTGGTTTAGTGGAAAATATGAATCTGCGGGTCACGCAGGTTCGGAATAATGAAGGTCAACTGATTACTATTCCCAATAGTGCGATCGCGATCGTGCAGAATCTCTCTAAGGACTGGGCGCGAGTGGATCTGAGCATTCGGGTTGCCTATGATACTAATCCTGATCGGGCGCTGGATGTGTTGCGGAAATTAGCTCAAGAGATGTATCAAGAGCAGATTTGGCGAGCTAAGATTATGGAACCTCCTGAAGTTTTAGGTATTGATGATTTGCAGCATTCAGGGATGTTAATTCGGATCTGGATTAAAACTCAACCGCTTCAGCAATGGGCTGTGGCAAGAGAGTTTCGTCGTCGCCTAAAGTTAGTTATGGAGCAAGAAAACATTGAGATTGGCATTCCCCAACAGGTTTTCCAGTTTTCAGCTACCGCGCAAGTTCCTAATGATCTACCTCAACCCCCTTTGTAA
- a CDS encoding restriction endonuclease subunit S, translating into MSSDFSILSDNDDLPMGWELTKMEDLVIDPKSDIVDGPFGSNLKASEYQDTGIPIIRLQNIDRNRFINSNIKFVSPEKAESLARHSFVKGNIAITKLGEPLGKACIIPDFLEKGIIVADIVRVRVDEDKVNSTYLTYSINSQDVIEQLQNQTKGTTRARVNLSHIREIQIPLPPLNEQRRIVEKVEALMARSRKSKEALDSIPKLIEQFRQSVLAAAFRGDLTADWREQNPNIEPASVLLERIRKERREKWEQIELEKMMAKGKDPLTDNWKEKYKENISRDWENVDIHSEKIKFLKLPDNWQWSSVEAISNKVVDGVHKKPNYIESGIPFITVKNLTVGSGISFEDVKYISKEDHEQFQDRTNPERGDILITKDGTLGITRVVRTDTVFSIFVSVALIKPVCYQMSDYLELSFSSPQLQQQMLGTGSGLLHLHLKDIRQYLVPIAPLEEQKEIVNRISKYMELIDSIKSECINMNISLSTLDQSILSKAFKGELVEQDPNDEPASVLLERIQKEREKEKKTVKQTGTKKPKK; encoded by the coding sequence ATGAGTTCTGATTTTTCTATTCTTTCTGATAATGATGATTTACCGATGGGGTGGGAATTAACAAAAATGGAGGATTTAGTTATAGATCCCAAAAGTGATATTGTTGATGGACCATTTGGCTCTAATCTAAAGGCTTCAGAATATCAAGATACAGGTATTCCTATCATTCGATTACAGAATATTGATAGAAATCGCTTCATTAACTCTAATATCAAGTTTGTTAGTCCTGAGAAAGCCGAATCATTAGCAAGACACAGCTTTGTAAAAGGAAATATAGCAATTACTAAACTAGGAGAACCTTTAGGAAAGGCTTGTATTATTCCTGATTTTCTCGAAAAAGGAATTATTGTAGCTGATATTGTTCGGGTTCGTGTAGATGAAGATAAGGTTAACTCAACATATTTAACCTATTCGATAAATTCTCAAGATGTCATTGAACAGTTACAAAATCAGACTAAGGGAACTACACGCGCCAGAGTTAATCTTAGTCATATTAGAGAAATTCAAATTCCTCTTCCGCCGCTTAATGAGCAGAGGCGGATTGTGGAGAAGGTTGAGGCGTTGATGGCGCGATCGCGTAAGTCAAAAGAAGCATTAGACTCAATCCCCAAATTAATCGAGCAGTTTCGTCAGTCTGTCCTCGCCGCCGCCTTTCGTGGCGACCTCACCGCCGATTGGCGCGAACAAAATCCTAACATCGAGCCTGCCTCTGTCTTGTTAGAACGCATCCGTAAAGAACGTCGTGAGAAATGGGAACAAATAGAATTAGAAAAAATGATGGCTAAAGGTAAAGATCCTCTTACAGATAATTGGAAAGAAAAGTATAAGGAGAATATTAGTAGAGATTGGGAGAACGTAGATATACATTCTGAAAAAATCAAGTTTTTGAAATTGCCAGATAATTGGCAGTGGTCTAGTGTTGAAGCAATTTCTAATAAGGTGGTTGACGGTGTTCACAAGAAACCTAACTATATTGAATCTGGGATACCATTTATAACTGTAAAAAATCTAACCGTTGGCTCAGGTATATCTTTTGAAGATGTCAAATATATTTCTAAGGAAGATCATGAACAATTCCAAGACAGAACTAATCCTGAGCGTGGAGATATTTTAATAACTAAGGATGGAACTTTGGGTATAACCAGAGTTGTTAGAACAGACACAGTATTCAGCATTTTTGTCTCTGTAGCCCTAATCAAACCAGTTTGTTATCAGATGTCAGATTATTTAGAGTTGTCTTTTTCCTCACCTCAACTGCAACAGCAAATGCTTGGAACAGGCTCAGGTCTTTTACACCTGCATTTAAAAGATATACGACAATATTTAGTTCCAATTGCGCCTCTTGAAGAACAAAAAGAAATTGTAAATAGAATTTCTAAATACATGGAATTAATTGATTCTATTAAGAGTGAATGTATAAACATGAATATATCTCTAAGTACTCTTGACCAATCCATTCTCTCCAAAGCCTTCAAAGGCGAACTCGTCGAGCAAGACCCCAACGATGAGCCAGCATCAGTCTTATTAGAACGCATTCAAAAAGAACGCGAAAAAGAGAAAAAAACAGTCAAGCAGACAGGCACAAAAAAACCAAAAAAATAG
- a CDS encoding DUF4351 domain-containing protein, translating into MKIEFSSPQPDPEKIDNLISWLIADMRLSRAYESIIERVKQDHIRVCRQDILIRQLKHRFKRVSPASEAKINSLSSDKLDELLKAIFDFKSGRDLTAWLKVHGVDR; encoded by the coding sequence ATGAAAATCGAATTTAGTAGCCCTCAGCCTGATCCAGAAAAAATAGACAATTTGATTTCATGGCTTATAGCGGATATGCGGTTATCTCGCGCATATGAGTCAATTATTGAACGAGTTAAACAAGATCATATTCGAGTATGTCGGCAAGATATACTTATTCGACAGTTAAAACATCGTTTTAAAAGGGTGTCTCCTGCGTCAGAAGCAAAAATTAATAGCTTGTCATCGGATAAGTTAGATGAATTACTGAAGGCAATTTTTGATTTTAAGTCAGGGAGAGATTTGACGGCTTGGTTGAAGGTACATGGGGTCGATCGCTAA
- a CDS encoding Rpn family recombination-promoting nuclease/putative transposase has translation MRTDTLFYQLFQTFHGLLFELIDEPASNAEGYDFVSVEVKEKAFRFDGIFLAADVEKPIYFVEVQFQKNPDFYWSFVGEIFLYLSQYKPLQDWKAVAVFADRNLDEGIPRQFHELFVSQRIRCVYLDTLRDRSDNSLEVGIVELIIADESVTLDMARDLVRELRNREREATVSQKTVELIVDVLLNKFNNLSRKEIETMLTFDELKQSRLFQELAADYSREARLEGKKIGEKIGEKRGEKRGEKRGEIKGKLQGKQESVLCVLKRRFKRVSAESKAKISHLSASQLDDLLVAIFDFKSVADLTAWLKVQDENRI, from the coding sequence ATGCGAACCGATACACTTTTTTATCAATTATTTCAGACGTTTCATGGGCTTTTGTTTGAGCTAATTGACGAGCCTGCGTCAAATGCGGAGGGCTATGATTTTGTGTCTGTGGAGGTTAAGGAAAAGGCTTTTCGTTTTGATGGCATTTTCTTGGCGGCGGATGTGGAGAAGCCGATCTATTTTGTGGAGGTGCAGTTTCAAAAAAATCCTGATTTTTATTGGAGCTTTGTCGGCGAAATATTTCTATATCTCAGTCAATATAAGCCCTTGCAGGATTGGAAGGCGGTGGCAGTTTTTGCCGATCGCAATTTGGATGAGGGTATCCCTAGACAATTTCATGAGTTGTTTGTGAGTCAAAGGATTCGCTGTGTTTATCTGGATACGTTGCGCGATCGCTCTGACAATTCGTTAGAGGTGGGTATCGTCGAGTTAATAATTGCCGATGAGTCGGTTACTTTGGATATGGCGCGTGATTTGGTGCGTGAGTTGCGTAACCGAGAGCGTGAAGCTACTGTTAGTCAAAAAACGGTAGAATTAATTGTAGATGTGTTGTTAAATAAGTTTAACAATTTGAGTCGAAAGGAAATAGAGACTATGTTGACTTTTGATGAGCTAAAACAATCAAGACTATTTCAAGAGCTAGCAGCAGATTATAGCCGCGAGGCAAGGCTAGAAGGTAAGAAAATAGGTGAAAAAATAGGCGAGAAGAGAGGCGAGAAAAGAGGTGAGAAGAGAGGTGAGATAAAAGGCAAGTTACAAGGTAAGCAAGAGTCTGTTTTGTGTGTGTTAAAGCGCCGCTTTAAGAGGGTTTCGGCAGAGTCAAAGGCAAAGATTAGCCATCTGTCTGCCAGTCAGTTAGATGATTTACTGGTGGCGATTTTTGATTTTAAATCGGTGGCGGATTTGACGGCTTGGTTGAAGGTGCAGGATGAAAATCGAATTTAG